Part of the Capsicum annuum cultivar UCD-10X-F1 unplaced genomic scaffold, UCD10Xv1.1 ctg31187, whole genome shotgun sequence genome, TATAAACAAATGAGGCTTTCAAGTAGACAAACAATTATCTTTCTTCATTCTCAACAGATTTGAGAGTGCACATTATCTCAATACTCCCAATCAAAGATCAACTGAACGGCAAAGTCCTATTAAACTCGTTTTCTCACACGCACACATTTTTACTTTTTGATGGAAACTAGGCTCTCCCTGTAACTTGAAACTCGCGTTCTCTTAGTCTTCTCTTCTCTATGAAAAAGATTTGTAAATTCATGGGATTTGGTATCGTAGATTAGTATAGGTTGACCTTTATGTTCAAGAATAACCTTATCATGACCCCAAAACCCACGACAGCGAGGGTCATAATACGCAGGTATCGGCACTATCACATTCATAACTTTAGTCCACAGCTTTTCGTCATTCATCAGCCATATATCAATGGAAGGACGCTCTTGATCATCGTACCCATGAACTAGCAGGCAAAGAGATTCGTTATAGAGAGTAAGAGAACCAGCATGAAGACTTTTTACAAGTATGTCAGGCCCTGGGATCTCACCAAACACTTCATTATGCATGTCAAAAGATACAAGTAGTATTACTTTTTCATAGGTATCATGAGGAATGACTTCAGTTGCCTTTGCTGCACACCAATAATAAACTCCATTCACACAGGTCGAGCACAATGAATTAAACAAAATTTTACTATTGATGTCAATGTTGAATGTCAGATTTCTCCAACAGTCGTTACTTAATGAGTAAACGGCAGCAAGCCCATTCCAACTTTCTTTCACATAATTGTGTTCCTCCACAATTTGCATCACCTTGTAATCGCAACTTAATGAATCAAATCCAAAACCAAATTTATCACCACCACATAATTTGAGGAGATATGGTGGAAGAGGTCTGAACTCTCTCGTAGCTGGATTCCACAGAGCCATACTATTTTCAGACCTCAAGAAAAATATCCCATCAACGTGACCACCGATCTTCAACATTCCAGGGATTTGTAAATAACTAGGCTTTTTAAGCATAGGAGTAACACTGGAGGATATTTTTTCGGGCAGCATAAAAGTGTTGATAGAAATATAGGGATATGGATCACGAGTGTATATTAAGAAACGAGTTGGATTTTCCTTGTGATGAAGGTGCTCATTCACAAAAGAAGAGCTTGTAATAAGAGCGCACCAATTTCTGCAAACGCATTTGAATCGCAAAAGAGATTTCACAGGAAGCGTTACTAGTATACCTCTTACCAAATCATCTGGCAGATTATAA contains:
- the LOC107868663 gene encoding F-box/kelch-repeat protein At3g23880-like; the protein is MIVKVTMKNSYNLPDDLVRGILVTLPVKSLLRFKCVCRNWCALITSSSFVNEHLHHKENPTRFLIYTRDPYPYISINTFMLPEKISSSVTPMLKKPSYLQIPGMLKIGGHVDGIFFLRSENSMALWNPATREFRPLPPYLLKLCGGDKFGFGFDSLSCDYKVMQIVEEHNYVKESWNGLAAVYSLSNDCWRNLTFNIDINSKILFNSLCSTCVNGVYYWCAAKATEVIPHDTYEKVILLVSFDMHNEVFGEIPGPDILVKSLHAGSLTLYNESLCLLVHGYDDQERPSIDIWLMNDEKLWTKVMNVIVPIPAYYDPRCRGFWGHDKVILEHKGQPILIYDTKSHEFTNLFHREEKTKRTRVSSYRESLVSIKK